From the Amia ocellicauda isolate fAmiCal2 chromosome 21, fAmiCal2.hap1, whole genome shotgun sequence genome, one window contains:
- the med6 gene encoding mediator of RNA polymerase II transcription subunit 6 → MASVDLRDNLLGISWVDSGWVPILNPGNVLDYFSERSNPFYDRACNNEMVKMQRLTLDHMNQMVGFEYILLHAQEPILYIIRKQQRQSPTQVVPLADFYIIAGVVYQAPDLGSVIGSRVLSAVHGVQSAFDEAMSYCRYHPSKGYWWHFKDQDEREKTKPKSKKKEEPSSLFQRQRVDTLLLDLRQKFPPAFYQPKAGEKPIPVEVKKEPEPPAEAVKQEEREPAKNPAPAAPSKAPPEKRARLQ, encoded by the exons ATGGCGTCCGTGGATTTAAGAG ATAATCTTCTGGGAATATCATGGGTGGACAGTGGCTGGGTGCCAATCTTGAACCCTGGCAATGTGCTTGATTACTTCTCCGAGAGAAGTAACCCCTTCTACGATAGGGCGTGCAACAATGAGATGGTGAAAATGCAGAGGCTCACTCTGGACCATATGAA CCAGATGGTTGGAtttgaatacattctgcttCACGCTCAGGAACCTATTCTGTACATCATCAGGAAACAACAGAGGCAGTCCCCGACTCAAG TCGTCCCACTGGCTGATTTTTACATCATCGCAGGGGTGGTGTATCAAGCTCCTGATCTGGGCTCCGTCATCGGCTCCAGGGTG CTGTCTGCAGTCCATGGGGTCCAGTCTGCATTTGATGAAGCCATGTCCTACTGCCGCTATCATCCCTCGAAAGGTTACTGGTGGCACTTCAAAGATCAGGATGAAAGAG AAAAAACAAAGCCTAAGTCGAAGAAGAAGGAAGAGCCCAGCTCACTTTTTCAGCGACAGAGAGTAGACACCCTGCTGCTGGATCTCAGGCAGAAATTCCCTCCAGCCTTCTACCAG ccaAAAGCTGGAGAAAAGCCTATTCCAG TGGAAGTGAAGAAGGAGCCGGAGCCACCAGCTGAAGCAGTGAAGCAGGAAGAGAGGGAACCAGCCAAGAATCCGGCACCAGCTGCTCCTAGTAAGGCCCCTCCAGAGAAACGGGCACGACTGCAGTGA